Proteins from one Bacteroides zhangwenhongii genomic window:
- the hisG gene encoding ATP phosphoribosyltransferase, whose amino-acid sequence MLRIAVQAKGRLFEETMALLEESDIKLSTTKRTLLVQSSNFPIEVLFLRDDDIPQTVATGVADLGIVGENEFMEKEEDAEIIKRLGFSKCRLSLAMPKDIEYPGLSWFEGKKIATSYPVILRNFLKKSGVNAEIHVITGSVEVSPGIGLADAIFDIVSSGSTLVSNRLKEVEVVMKSEALLIGNKNMSDEKKAVLKELLFRMNAVKTAEDKKYVLMNAPKDKLEEIIAVLPGMKSPTVMPLAQEGWCSVHTVLDEKRFWEIIGKLKGLGAEGILVLPIEKMIL is encoded by the coding sequence ATGTTAAGAATTGCAGTACAAGCCAAAGGACGTCTTTTTGAAGAGACAATGGCACTTTTAGAAGAATCGGATATCAAGTTGAGCACAACGAAACGTACCTTATTGGTGCAGTCTTCCAATTTCCCTATCGAGGTACTTTTCCTCCGTGATGACGATATCCCGCAAACAGTGGCTACGGGTGTAGCTGATTTGGGAATTGTCGGTGAGAACGAGTTTATGGAAAAAGAAGAAGATGCTGAAATCATTAAACGTCTGGGATTCAGCAAGTGCCGTTTGTCATTGGCCATGCCGAAAGATATTGAATATCCGGGATTATCATGGTTCGAAGGAAAGAAAATTGCCACCTCTTATCCGGTAATCCTTCGCAACTTTTTGAAAAAGAGTGGGGTGAATGCTGAGATTCACGTGATTACCGGTTCGGTTGAAGTATCTCCGGGTATTGGATTGGCCGATGCAATTTTTGATATTGTAAGTTCAGGTTCTACTTTGGTTAGCAACCGGCTGAAAGAAGTGGAAGTAGTGATGAAATCGGAAGCCTTGTTGATTGGCAATAAGAACATGAGCGACGAGAAAAAAGCAGTACTCAAAGAACTTCTGTTCCGTATGAACGCAGTGAAAACGGCTGAAGACAAGAAATACGTGTTGATGAATGCCCCCAAAGATAAATTGGAAGAAATTATTGCCGTATTACCCGGTATGAAAAGTCCTACCGTAATGCCGTTGGCACAAGAAGGTTGGTGTTCTGTGCATACGGTACTTGATGAAAAACGTTTCTGGGAAATCATCGGAAAGTTGAAAGGACTGGGAGCTGAAGGTATCTTGGTGTTACCGATTGAAAAGATGATTCTGTAA
- a CDS encoding PaaI family thioesterase, which yields MKKIINPWKGLEGYNCFGCAPNNEAGVRMEFYEDGEEIVSIWKPRPEYQGWIDTLHGGIQAVLLDEICAWVVLRKLQTTGVTSKMETRYRKSIDTKDSHVVLRASIKEIKRNIVIIEAKLYNKDGEVCTEAVCTYFTFPQEKARKEMHFLQCDVEPEEILPLI from the coding sequence ATGAAGAAGATAATAAATCCCTGGAAAGGGTTGGAGGGATACAATTGTTTCGGTTGTGCTCCCAATAATGAAGCCGGAGTAAGAATGGAATTTTACGAGGACGGCGAGGAAATCGTAAGTATTTGGAAACCTCGTCCGGAGTATCAAGGTTGGATTGATACATTGCATGGTGGTATTCAGGCCGTTTTGCTGGATGAAATTTGTGCTTGGGTCGTACTCCGTAAATTGCAGACAACAGGAGTAACTTCAAAAATGGAGACGCGTTACCGGAAGTCAATTGATACGAAAGACTCCCATGTCGTGTTGCGTGCATCCATCAAAGAAATAAAGCGGAACATTGTTATCATTGAAGCGAAGCTATATAATAAGGATGGCGAAGTATGTACGGAAGCTGTTTGTACCTATTTCACATTCCCGCAGGAAAAAGCGAGAAAAGAGATGCATTTTCTTCAATGTGATGTAGAGCCGGAAGAAATATTACCTTTAATTTGA
- the hisD gene encoding histidinol dehydrogenase has translation MKLIKYPSKEQWAELLKRPALNTESLFDTVRSIIDKVKVEGDKAVLEYEAAFDKVTLSALAVSPKEIQAAGALVSDDLKAAISLAKQNIETFHSSQRFVGKKVETMKGVTCWQKSVGIEKVGLYIPGGTAPLFSTVLMLAVPAKIAGCKEIVLCTPPDKNGNIHPAILFAAQLAGVSKIFKAGGVQAIAAMAYGTESVPKVYKIFGPGNQYVTAAKQLVSLRDVAIDMPAGPSEVEVLADASANPTFVAADLLSQAEHGVDSQSMLITTSEQLQTEVMAEVERQLAKLPRREIAAKSLENSKLILMKDLDEALELTNAYAPEHLIIETENYMEVAERVTNAGSVFLGSLTPESAGDYASGTNHTLPTNGYAKAYSGVSLDSFIRKITFQEILPEGIRTIGPAIEEMAANEHLDAHKNAVTVRLKTLI, from the coding sequence ATGAAATTGATTAAATATCCCTCAAAAGAGCAGTGGGCGGAACTTCTGAAACGTCCGGCGCTCAATACCGAGAGCCTTTTTGATACCGTCCGTTCTATTATAGATAAGGTAAAGGTGGAAGGTGATAAAGCTGTGTTGGAGTATGAAGCCGCTTTTGATAAAGTTACTTTGTCTGCCCTTGCTGTAAGTCCGAAAGAGATACAGGCAGCCGGAGCATTGGTAAGTGATGACTTGAAAGCAGCCATCTCTTTAGCTAAACAAAATATTGAAACGTTCCATTCTTCCCAACGTTTTGTCGGCAAGAAGGTAGAAACAATGAAGGGAGTAACTTGTTGGCAAAAGTCAGTAGGTATCGAGAAGGTAGGTCTCTATATTCCGGGAGGAACGGCGCCTCTTTTCTCAACAGTCCTAATGCTTGCCGTTCCCGCTAAAATAGCAGGATGCAAGGAGATTGTACTTTGTACGCCTCCGGATAAGAATGGAAATATTCATCCCGCCATCCTTTTTGCAGCCCAACTGGCAGGAGTCAGCAAAATATTCAAGGCGGGAGGCGTACAGGCTATCGCCGCTATGGCGTACGGAACGGAAAGCGTGCCTAAGGTTTATAAAATTTTCGGTCCCGGCAATCAATATGTGACAGCTGCCAAACAATTGGTGAGTCTGCGTGATGTAGCGATTGATATGCCTGCAGGTCCTTCCGAAGTGGAGGTATTGGCTGATGCATCGGCCAATCCGACTTTTGTTGCAGCGGACTTATTGTCGCAGGCGGAACATGGAGTGGATAGTCAGTCTATGCTGATCACAACATCCGAGCAACTTCAGACGGAAGTAATGGCGGAAGTAGAACGCCAGTTGGCAAAACTTCCCCGTCGTGAGATAGCAGCCAAATCATTGGAAAACAGTAAGCTTATTTTGATGAAGGACCTTGATGAAGCATTAGAGTTGACCAATGCTTATGCACCGGAACATTTGATCATTGAAACGGAAAACTATATGGAAGTGGCTGAGCGGGTGACGAATGCCGGTTCTGTATTCTTGGGTTCCTTAACTCCTGAAAGTGCCGGTGATTATGCTTCGGGAACGAATCATACGTTGCCTACCAACGGATATGCCAAAGCATATAGCGGTGTAAGTTTGGACAGTTTTATTCGAAAGATTACATTTCAGGAGATTCTTCCTGAAGGAATAAGAACAATTGGTCCGGCTATTGAAGAAATGGCAGCTAACGAGCACTTGGATGCACATAAAAATGCGGTTACTGTCCGTCTGAAAACCCTAATTTAA